From the Candidatus Saccharibacteria bacterium genome, the window TCCTGAGCTTTTTATCTGGCACACCAGATGCAAAAGCTGCCGAGACTCAAGGTTTCTATATGGGTGGCCCTGTTCCTGGAGATACCTACGAATGGGGCAACTGTACCTATTGGTCATTCGCGATGCGGCTTTGGGCTGGTACTCCGATACCTACAACCTGGGGTAATGCGAATACATGGGATGATCGCGCTCGTGCCGATGGCTATGAAGTTAACCACACGCCAGCCGTAAATGCCGTTTTCCAGACTGATGAGGGCGATTGGGGTCACGTTGCCTATGTCATTAAAGTCGATGACAAAACTGGAGACTGGACGATATCAGAGATGAACGCACCGCATCTGAATGTAGTTTCGCAGCGGACGTTCTCGAAAGATTCGGCGCAGTATTATAGCTTTATACACGGCAAGAAAGGAGAGCCATGGACACCAAAGCCTATCTTGAATCCATCGTTGAACATTGGCAGCCCATCGTTGTCGTTCTAGCGGCTATCGTCGTTACGTTCTTCGTGGTTATCTTTGTACGCGCACTTTTCAACCGTCGTCATCTCCTACGCCGCGATATGGTTTGGCTTGAGATTACGCCACCGGCCAGTATTGCAAAAACACCAGAGGCTACTGAACAACTCTTTTCTGTAATCCACGGTGCTCGTGCCGCTAGGCAGCTCAAGGAGAAACTGTACAATCGTGCGCCAGTGATGAGTTTTGAGATTGTATCGACGCGCAAAGACGGTATTCGCTATTTGCTACAGGTTGAGAAAACACGCTCGAAAAACATACAAAAGACGATCACATCGTATATTCCGGATTCCAAGGTTAAAGAAGTTACTCGTGACATAGGTGACGTCGATAAGGTCATCGACTTTAAGGAAACTGGACACTATGTTCTACCCCTTACATTGACCTCTGTGATCGAACAACACGACCCTTTGTCATACGTCACAGGTGCGATGACAAAGCTAAACGACGACGAAGAAATTACTCTACAAATCGTCGCTACACCGGTCAGGCTACGTGAAGCCGATATACTTTCACATAAGATTCTCGGCAACGAAAATATCTTGCAGCAAGTGAGCGGTAAACAGCTAACCATACTCGGACGTTTTACAAACATTTTTGGCAAAGCTTCATCGGGACTTACCGATCTAGCTGGTGAAGTGTATATGGGTACGACATTTGGTCATAAAGAGTACTACAGTTCTAAATCGCGCACAGTGCAGCAGCAAGCGCGAGTAACCACACACGACAGACCATCACGAACACTAAGCGCCTTTGAACTGGAACTCATGGAAACAATGCACCAAAAAGTGACACGTCCACTTTTTCAAGTCAGCTTGAGAGTTTTGGTCAAAAGCCCAGAGGCAAAACAACACATCTCAGCACTAAGATCGGCACTTGATGGCTA encodes:
- a CDS encoding CHAP domain-containing protein, yielding MNPAVVLFGVAGYNPKRTISLVLATLVVILSLPFMAVMSMGTDVLSFLSGTPDAKAAETQGFYMGGPVPGDTYEWGNCTYWSFAMRLWAGTPIPTTWGNANTWDDRARADGYEVNHTPAVNAVFQTDEGDWGHVAYVIKVDDKTGDWTISEMNAPHLNVVSQRTFSKDSAQYYSFIHGKKGEPWTPKPILNPSLNIGSPSLSF